CAAACAAGTCCCCTTTTTTTATCGAGCCAGCCGCAACGATGCTCTTTCTGGCAATTTCCCGATTTTTCCATTCTGATACTGTGGGTATTTTTTGCCCATTCCCCAGAGATGTTTCTACCTGCCTGATAGCTGTAACCATTGCTTTCAGTTCGTTCGGCTCAAGAGAAGCTTTGTGATCCGGCCCCGGAAGATTTCGATCCAGTGTAAAGTGTTTTTCAATAACAGCAGCACCTAAAGCAACCGCCGCAATTGGCACTGCAATTCCAGGCGTATGATCAGACAAGCCAACAGGAAGACCAAGGGCTTTGCGCATCGTTTCCATCACACATAGATTAACATCTTCAAATGGCGCAGGATATTCCGTTGTGCAATGAAGAAGTGTCACTTTTTCTTTTAAAACATCGCGGCCTGCCTCAGAACAATAAGCATCTTGAAAACTTTGAAGTGAAGGCTTATCTTGCTTATCTAAATACCCATACGCCAGAACGCCCAAGGCCATCTCCACTTCACCCAAGGTGCTCATGCCCGTAGAAAGAATAACGGGCTTCCCTGTTTGTGCAACGCAGAGAAGATAAGGCCCATTGGTGATTTCTCCAGAAGGAATCTTAATGTGTTGAAGATTTAATTTACGGGCAAGCAAATCAATACTTTCAAAATCAAAAGGTGTGGATAAGAATTCAATATTTCTTACGTGGCAATGTTCTATGAGTATGGAATGCGCAGACTCATCCAGTTCCAGTTTTTTGATCATGTCTAACTGGGTCTCCGTTTCTGCGGTTGTCTTTTTCTGGTAGTAGGCTTTTGGCGCATACTTGCTGACGACTTTTTCCGCCTTGAAGGTCTGGAATTTCACAGCATCAGCACCTGCATTTGCAGCGATATCTATCAACTGTTTAGCCATATCGATGCTGCCGTTATGATTTACACCAGCTTCAGCAATTATATAGCATTTCGTTTTTTTATTTTTCTGTCGAGTCATAGAAATTCACATCATAGAATTTTTTCATGAGGATATTTTCGAGCGATGCCTTCTTTAAATACTCTTTAATCTTTAAAGATGCATTACCACTTCCGTATGGGTTTTTTGTGATTCTCAATACATTTTTAAACTCTGGAGACAATCCTTTTTTGATAGCGGCAATAATTGCCTGTTTATTTTCTGCACAGTCAATGATAGAATCTGCTTTTAATCTCCCTTGCTGACGTTGCCCGATATTCACAGTGGGTTTGCGAAAGGAAGGGGCTTCTACAATGCCGCTTGACGAGTTGCCAATGACAATATCCACGTTTTTTACTGCGCTAAGATAAAGAAGTTGCCCCATGGATGTAAATACCTTTGCACGCTGCGGATTCTGTTCGACATACTTATCAATATTATAGTTAATGGTGCGCCCGGCCGCATCCGCATTTGCCTTGGTAAAAATAATTTTTGCTTCTGGAAATTGATCAAGTGCATTAGTTAATTCTTTAAAAGACTGCGCCGGATTTGTATTGCTAAGTGTTACCGGATGATAAGTTACCAGAAAAGACATCCTGCCAAGGTCAAATTTAATTGCCTTTTCAAAAGCGGCACGATTAAGAAGCTTAAACTTCTTAATGTTATCAAGGCCTGGCGCACCATAATTCATAACCCTTTCCGGCGCTTCACCTAATTGAATAATCCTCCTGAGATAGGGTTCGGCTGCGGTAAAATGAAAATGGGACATCTTCGTAATGGCGTGCCGGATTGCTTCATCTATTGCTCCCTCCGTCGTTTCTCCCCCATGAATATGCGCAATGGGAATTCGCGCGACCATCGCGGCTTGCGCGGCGGCCAAAATTTCAAATCTATCACCTAACACGACCATAATGTCTGGATGAAGGCGTGCAAGAGCATCCGCAAATCCAATAATACCGAGGCCAACGGATTTGGCGATACCGATAGGCGTATCACTGGAAAGAAGCATTTCCACCTTTTCGTCGATATGGAAACCGTCTTTTTCGATCGTTTTGTAGGTGAGGCCGAATTCGGGCGAGAGATGCATACCAGTAGCAATAACCTGAAGTTCCAAAGCTGGATCGCCTTTTATTTCCTTCATGAGCCAGTAGAGGAGCCCATATTCCGCACGCGTTCCGGTTACAATGCAGATTTTTCGTTTAATCATGTTTCACCAAAGAAATACTGCTTGGTATATTAACCAGCCGATCTTCCAGCCATTGCGCAACATCAATGGGCGCATTCTGGCATTGGCTAAACATAGATAGTTTGTTCATAAGTGTCCAAACAGGCCTGGCTTGAACGCCATTATCCGCCGCATAAGCAAGAAATTGATCCCGTTTCTGTCTGTCTTTTAAAATAATAGAATTCAGCCAATAGTTGGATTGGCAATTAACCGGTTCTTCAATAAATGATATAGCAATTTCGTCAAAAAAGTTTTTATACTTCTGTGCTGTGGCACGCTTGTTTTCCAACACATTGGCAAAACGCTCCATCTGCGCACAACCCACAGCGGCATTAATATTCGGCATGCGATAATTATAGCCAACCATATCATGAACAAATTCCCAAGGGTGCGGCTTCTTTGCCGTTGTGGTAAGGTGTTTTGCCTTTGCGGCAAGTTTTTCATCACTGGTAATGATCATGCCGCCACCACCGGTTGTGACCGGTTTGTTACCGTTGAAGCTTAAAATACCTAATAAGCCAAACGTTCCAGCGTGTTGCCCCTTATAAAAACTGCCGAGTGCCTCTGCGGCATCTTCGACAACTGGAATATGATATTTGCCACAAATCTCTATAATCTGATCAATCCTTACTGGATGGCCAAGAGTATGCATTGGCACACAGGCCGTAATCATGCGCCCGGTCTTTTTATTGTAACAGCGTTCATCTGATTTTATTATGGCGCATTCTTCTAAAAACTTGCTGAGTTTATCCGGATCAAGCCCTAATGTTGATTTTTCCACATCAACAAAAACAGGGTGCGCACCACAATAGGAAATGGCATTGACTGTTGCGACAAATGTTAAAGGCTGTGTTATAACTTCTGAGTCAGGCGACACATCAACGAGCAAAAGGGATATATGCAAAGCAGCAGTGCCAGTAGATACAGCAACACAATATTTTGCGCCGGTAAACTGGCATATTTCATCTTCAAAACGGCTGACGTACTGGCCGACATAAGAAACGAATGTGGAATCAATACAATCCAGGAGATACTTTTTCTCATTCCCGAGGAAGCGCGGCGCATGAAGCGGGACGGGGTTCTCATCCGGGTAAAGAGATTTGATGAAGTCTGTTATCTTTTTAAACATGATTGTAGCTCAAAGTTAAAAGCTGAAAGTTCAAAGGTGAAAGTTCGAAGCTGAAAGCATCAAGGGGAAAGGGGAAAGCTGAAAGCTCAAAGTTAAAAGCTCAAAGCAGGTCACTTAAATATAGAAACTCGAAAATGGAAGCTGAAAAACAAGGTTGCTATAAGAAGCCTTTTTCCTTCATGTCCTGAATAATCGCATTTACTGTTTTTCCGCCAAATATCTCTTTGCGCAATTCAGAGTAATTGCCTTCACCACGGTCAAAATCCAGCATGAATTTCATGGCACTTGCCGGTCCAAGTTTTTCTTTTAAGGCCTCCCAACCTGCTCTCCTAATCTCGACAGGGGTCAATTCCTTTAATGGCATACTCATCTTTTAAAAACCTCCTGGGATATGAAATCAATTATATTGTAATACTTGATCCCGAGATTATCAATTCGTTTCAGCTTTTTTATAAGATTGTAATCACACGTTATAAAAAAATCAACCTCTGCCTTTTGAGCACATGCGATATGTAGGGCATCCATGCCCAGCAGTCCAAACTTCTCAAACTCCAAAGATTTATCCAGTATGCTTATGTCGTAGGATACATACTCTTCGGAATAGCCTAATAGATCTGATATCTTCAACATGTTTTCTATGTTGGGGTTCTTGCTGTTTTCATATATCAGAGCAAACGAATTGACCAGTTTACACTGACCTTCCCATATCATCGCTAATAATATCATGAAAACCCGAGTTTCAAGCATTATTCTATGCTGACTCTGATCGTCAAAGGGCCTGTTGTAAACGCACATATCCAAATACAACTTCACCTTTTCACCATAATTTTTCTTTTAGAAATTTCCCTTTGATCTTTTCCCTTTCAGCTTATTGCTTTGAGCTTCGTTCAGCTACACATTATATATCTCAGCCTTATACTGTCGCAAA
This genomic window from Sulfuricurvum sp. IAE1 contains:
- a CDS encoding LegC family aminotransferase, with translation MFKKITDFIKSLYPDENPVPLHAPRFLGNEKKYLLDCIDSTFVSYVGQYVSRFEDEICQFTGAKYCVAVSTGTAALHISLLLVDVSPDSEVITQPLTFVATVNAISYCGAHPVFVDVEKSTLGLDPDKLSKFLEECAIIKSDERCYNKKTGRMITACVPMHTLGHPVRIDQIIEICGKYHIPVVEDAAEALGSFYKGQHAGTFGLLGILSFNGNKPVTTGGGGMIITSDEKLAAKAKHLTTTAKKPHPWEFVHDMVGYNYRMPNINAAVGCAQMERFANVLENKRATAQKYKNFFDEIAISFIEEPVNCQSNYWLNSIILKDRQKRDQFLAYAADNGVQARPVWTLMNKLSMFSQCQNAPIDVAQWLEDRLVNIPSSISLVKHD
- the neuC gene encoding UDP-N-acetylglucosamine 2-epimerase; its protein translation is MIKRKICIVTGTRAEYGLLYWLMKEIKGDPALELQVIATGMHLSPEFGLTYKTIEKDGFHIDEKVEMLLSSDTPIGIAKSVGLGIIGFADALARLHPDIMVVLGDRFEILAAAQAAMVARIPIAHIHGGETTEGAIDEAIRHAITKMSHFHFTAAEPYLRRIIQLGEAPERVMNYGAPGLDNIKKFKLLNRAAFEKAIKFDLGRMSFLVTYHPVTLSNTNPAQSFKELTNALDQFPEAKIIFTKANADAAGRTINYNIDKYVEQNPQRAKVFTSMGQLLYLSAVKNVDIVIGNSSSGIVEAPSFRKPTVNIGQRQQGRLKADSIIDCAENKQAIIAAIKKGLSPEFKNVLRITKNPYGSGNASLKIKEYLKKASLENILMKKFYDVNFYDSTEK
- the neuB gene encoding N-acetylneuraminate synthase, whose translation is MTRQKNKKTKCYIIAEAGVNHNGSIDMAKQLIDIAANAGADAVKFQTFKAEKVVSKYAPKAYYQKKTTAETETQLDMIKKLELDESAHSILIEHCHVRNIEFLSTPFDFESIDLLARKLNLQHIKIPSGEITNGPYLLCVAQTGKPVILSTGMSTLGEVEMALGVLAYGYLDKQDKPSLQSFQDAYCSEAGRDVLKEKVTLLHCTTEYPAPFEDVNLCVMETMRKALGLPVGLSDHTPGIAVPIAAVALGAAVIEKHFTLDRNLPGPDHKASLEPNELKAMVTAIRQVETSLGNGQKIPTVSEWKNREIARKSIVAAGSIKKGDLFAADNIAIKRPGDGLTPTTYWTLLGRPARKNYDADEMIDE